In Raphanus sativus cultivar WK10039 chromosome 5, ASM80110v3, whole genome shotgun sequence, the following proteins share a genomic window:
- the LOC108860855 gene encoding small polypeptide DEVIL 14-like, producing the protein MAATVVFSCISSTKVRTWKRCSKQIKEQRARLYIIWKCAVFLLSSSHD; encoded by the coding sequence ATGGCAGCGACAGTGGTGTTTAGCTGCATCAGTAGTACGAAGGTAAGGACATGGAAAAGATGTTCAAAGCAGATAAAGGAGCAGAGGGCTCGTCTGTACATCATCTGGAAATGTGCTGTCTTTCTTCTCTCCTCCTCCCATGATTGA